gattaacttgaataaagtatttaaattgtcattgaatcatatgattaagtattaatcttatacattttatattattcaatatgcataattgcatatatgtataatgtataattataatttataacatatatggacttataagttgataacatacattgaaactaagtctctaaatatttaattgttcattgttgtattagtatgaacttgcatacttatgacttatgagtatatatgaataatttgttattgtataatcaaatgatttaatgattaattgatcatgattatagtgataatatattaatactcaaattgtgatttaattatctaaaacaaaaatgtgatttaatcattaataatcaattgattatatatataaagcggttagcggttagtagttaCAGTTAGTAAACTCCATAACCGCCaactgctaaccgctaggcggttattaCAGTTAGCAGTTATAGTAGTTAGCAGTTATGGCGGTTAAtggttaacggttatagcggttagcgggcggttaataaccgccctAGTTTGCCAGGATTAAAAAATTAGATCTTAAAACTTACAAATGTTTTGTAAGTAGAATAATCAGTAACATAAGTTTTCTATAGTTGTTGCCTTTTGAGGCTTGCTAGCCCTCATAGTGGTTTTGATATCTGtgattatatgtttttatatatgcTTCCTTTGATTTCGGTATTGATGTCTGTTGTGTTTAACTTTAAAGTTGATAactttgttaattgttattgtGTTTGGTAAACTAGATTAATGACAACTAATTAGGAtctaaatcatatttttctgAGAGAATTCCAATGATGCTTCTGCCCACTTACCTAGCCACGAATCGACTTAAAAAGACAGTATTGGGTTCGTTTaacaaaactttttaaaatgtgttttttgcTTATTAGTTGTAATGTaacctaaaaatgaaaatagttttaagtattttgtgaccttttttatattgagagttgtttaatgcttttgtttaagttttggctagaaaaagcaaaaagcaccCTAGAAAGTTTGACAAATAAGCCCAGTAATATGGCTGTCTCTTTTGTCTAGCTAATTGATTTACTTGATATAAAACTTCAAACCAATGCATATATTCCAAGTTCATCTGTTGCCCACGAAAGAAAATCTTTTCAGGAAATGGATTGTACAAGATCCCCTATGCCTTATTTGTCGATTGGAGGCGAACACCATTGGGCATATTTGTGGAGGTGTCGCTCATCAACTGGTGTATATATatgggctatatatatatgtagcagAGCGATCCAgaaatttctctattttttggctaaattaatgaagaaaaaaggatCCCCTATATAACCCTTCCCATAGGGGATCCAGAAACATAGTTTTTAAGGAACAAGCTCTACTATACGTCCTTGATTTTTAATGAAAGTTTGATGATTTTcgctgaaaaagaaaagttcatcCTAGAATCTTGTAAAGGTGCCAGAAGCACTAGTCATGATCTACAATTACCCCCTCTAACGTcaaaaaaaactcacaattaAATGtatcgaattttcaattttttttaatattatccctctattagatttttcttttaaattttaatggagtgggtgtcaaaattaccaaaatactcccatttgtttttttaaaaataaaaaaataaaaaaatttgggcattAGTAaggatttaatgaaatttgcaaaaatatgcACACTtggctttgcaatttttttatttataaaaaattaggatattttgaaaattttaacaggatttaacggaaaaaccTAACGGAAATGTGATATTATAAAACATTAGAAGTTCGATATACTGAATGActaaattaatagttttttaacTTTAGGGTGGACAGTGCGAAAGTGATGGAAATTCAGGGAAGCTAAGTGAAAGTTTATCTGATTTTTAAGAAACTCAAGAAACCCAAGAATTAAGAAGAAATGCATTCATCAATTATATCACGTATGGTGCGAGTGTACACACCCACACAtgcagggagagaaagagagagaggtttgCTTACCAGGATTAGAGCTTTGACGCTAACTCTGTCAATAGGAAAACCAATCACGCTTTCCTTTTGGATTTGAAGCAAAACGTCCACAAAATCCTTTTGGTGTTCATTTTCTAGTCCTCTCTTCTGACAATCTATGTGCTCTTCAATTACTCCTTCTAGAAAATCATCATACTGTTTAGCCACTTTCTCCGCTCTAGCATCCAAGCCATTCACACGGCTCACCCAAGCAAGCCATGGAATATAATCCCCCACGCTTAGAGCACCCAACAACTCCACGAACTCACCCAAAAGCTCCTTAAACTTTCTTCCACCTTCCCCAACGCCATACTTCCTTCCCAAAGCCACCCTACATACTACATCATTAGTAAGGTTTTCAAGCACTTGGCTTAAATTCACATATGCTGAAGAACAAGACTTTTTGATTTTCTCAATCAATAGAAAAGTTTCCTCCTCTCTCACAGCTCGAAAGGACTCAACCCTTTTGTTACTCAAAAGATGTAGCACTGACATGCTTTTCATTTGCCTCCAGTACTCGCCATAGGGGGCCGTTGACACATCTTTGTAATTGTATAGTAGTTTCTCGAACATGCTTGATTTGGGGCGGTTGGCAAAGATGAGGTCATGGGTCTTCATGATCTCGCGGGCAGCATCAGCAGACGAGGCAACAAGTGTTGGTACGCTGCCAAAGTGAAGCAGCATGAGGGGGCCATGGCGTTGAGCTAAGGACCCGAGTGAACGGTGAGGCTGCGCGCCGAGTTGGTGGAAGTTCCCGACGATAGGGAGCTTTGGTGGTGAAGGTGGTGTGTTTGTTTTGGTGGTCGAAAAGGTAGAGGACCATTTGAATAGGAATATTAAGATGAAGGCCAAGATGGTTAAAACAAAGGGATTGAGCAAGAAGAAAGTTGCAGTTTGCTCTATCAATTGCAGGGAGAAAGTtgcagcaagaagaaagatGGACATTTTCTTGTGTGTTTAATGATGTTGGGGATCCGCGCTGTTTATGTGAAGATGAATGTGCAGAAAGGTCAGCAAATGGGGCTTTGTCCAAAGAAAATTGTACACATATAATCAGGGCGGTTCAATGTAATTGGCTCCTGAgcgaaattttgaagttaaactttttttttttaatatttaaatattaattaaataatatttattttaataatattattatatttttatagtattattattattttcatttttattgttgtttcataatttttaagtttaacttttaattaGTTATCCAAAAAAAGTGATCTGGCATACTTATTTTTTAGgattaattggtcttattttacgaTGAGCTTATTATATTAGAGCCTTATTTTAGACgcctttaatttttatgagaaaaaattttgagccttatttaaaaaaaatattagggcttaagttaaaataaaattaaaattttttttagactttattacaaaaaattttaagcattattaaaaaatttttgaaCCTTACTAACGAGAGGTCTTAAGCAACTGTGTCAGTGTcctagccattgagccggccGTGCATATAATGTAGACAAGAGCTGGAAAGTGTATCCGGTATACTGCCACCGGCCCGTAGGATCTGGCATGTTCAAACTAGCCGCGTATGGGGAAAAGGGCAAAACTTAAACATACATACGTACGTACAAAGATGTGATGGATCTGAAATTGAGAGCTCCACTGAAATTATTAACAAGGTTTGATAAATATCCAGGGACTTTCTTGTATGCGGTGATCTAGGGCCGGCTGAACGTATTTTGGAGCTTTAGGCAAAACTTAGAAATTAggcctaaattttattttatttttaagtaacaattttttttttttaagtaacaaatatatatatatatatataacattttcattatcttctaattctttttgatgagtttcttgttcatttatgagtttttaacctaaattatcctcaatattttgtttattgctaataacaaatttatttagagctcctctttgagattcaatcaatttgtctacttttctcttcttctttttttaagtttttcatatccagatgcatattttctaatagacatgtttaattaaaaatactaacaaattaaacaaacacgatttatcaaaaaaaaattatgactataataaaataaatgacaaaaataaaacaataaaacccGATTTGGCAAAGAaattatgaagcagttcttAGAGATAAGACAAGAGACTCAGTCACTCGgagtcggagaggaagagaaaatgatgagataggcagacaagaaaaactcagaaaagagcaagcaaagaggagaagtaaagtggcaaatatagagattctgatatttaaaatgcccatggTAGGCTTACTAGGCTGAcaacagtttatatttttggctcttggctttccctagatggctaaataataaatagaaaataaaaggtaatattttatttctaacgaATGTATTatctcatcaaaaacaaaaaatttctagaaagaGGCTAAGATGATGACTGCATGATGTAGGTGTGTACTGTAGCGTCAAGCGTGTACTGTAGCGTTAAGTGTGTAGAGCTCTAGGGAATTGACATGTAATGATGTAAGGCTTTaatgctttatccttttttaatttattttttgaattattttaaaaatttatagtgggcttattaaattgaggccttaaattttgataaaaaaaaaatttaggccctattaaaaaaaatttgggccttcaatttttttttttttttccaaaatatttttttttttttttttcaaattttttttaactcaaaatttttttttttttttggccttattaaattgggggccctaggcgagggcctGAGCGGGCCCTCAAGTGCTCCTCTCTCGATctcttgaaaattaaatgtCTAGCTTTCTTTACCATTGAATGATTAAAGTTGCTGAGGTTGACTAATGTGACtggttaatttttgtttgcttcatCAAAGATAGGCAATTGCATGCGTGCTTTGTACGTTTCCTCGTGGAACAATTTGGTTCACTCGGAAGGGATAGGGTGTGTGAGCTTCTCATTGGAGCGATGGATTTCGTGCTTCCACGCACCCAAGCCCAAGTTTTATACACCAAAGTGATCGAATATCTGTTTTTGTTATCTGTACATGAGGCATGCATAGAGAACATCATGaccttaaaatttaaatgttaCGACCCCAAAAAAAAGTACCAGCTACTTTAGTTAATTTAGAACTTttctataatttcttataaagttTAGTTTTCTTGTTAGAGCCATGTCATGCAGTATTCTACTATATATTAAATAGCCATTATAGCCTGACGTTACAAcctagctttgataccaatataataacccaaaaaaaataaaaataaaaataaatcgcTAGCTACATATGCGTTATCACCTCAAAATGACTAACTACGTACTTTGGAGCTTTCATAGCATTAATTGTAAAGTTCAGTTTTATAATATGAGACTTAACACTTATAACTATTTTATAAATCATCCACTCTATTTAGGCTAGCTACTCATCTTCTTCTCAATATAGAACTAGAGTATTATATTAaacttcattaaaaacaaaaacaaaaaaatagggTGTATTAGCTAGAGCTGCCACATTTTGTTTAATCTTTTGGTGATCATCACAAAGAGtttcttttgttatatatatatatatatatatatatttgggataaatgcaaaatcagtctatgtggttgacctaaattataaatcactcattgtggtataaaaaataatttagaggttTTCGGGATAGgccaaaattacaatttagtCCCTGCAATCATATTCCGTCAAAACATTTAACGAATTCCATTAGTGTGTCACGCTAGtaccaataaaatgatgacacgtgtcgctcttaataaaaaaatataaaatatatataaaaataaaaaacttaaaacattactttttaatatatatatatatatatatatatatatatatatatatataataatcataatagAGGGGGTAGCTGCCGAACAGCCACCGCCTAATTGGGAGGGGGTGGCCAAGGATTGTTGTATTTGAGCAATGCAGAAACATCTATAAATCCATTTCTAATACCCATTCTCAATCCATTACGCAGTCTCAGGTAATGCATCCTCCCATTCACTTTTGCAATATTGTCATGATGTACAATTTTGGTATATGAAACCCTAGAAtttaatttcttatatttttatggTTATTCATTGTCAAAACCTTTTGCAACCTTAGGCATCTAAGAATCTCTAGAATGgtctaattttctattttatttgattttgaggaGCTTTCAGAAAGAAAGATGATTTCAAAATAAACTATAAGAATTTGTTAGGTGTATTCAAAACTTTAGCTTTTAGTTTGATTAGCAAGGAAAGGTTAttggcaaagattttggtagTATTTGATGCGAAGTTGATATTAGCTCCTCTAATGGCTGTGGAAACGATCAAATTATCttctatatataatatgattgtCGAACTAGAACTTATCTTTTTGGGGTTGTTGTGTAGATTTCAAATTGACACCTCTGGGGTGGCTGCCACCccctcttatttatttattttttaaaaaaaaaaccctttttttttttagttttatatatttatatttattaagaatgacatgtgtcattattttgttggcgatgacatggtacactaacggaatctgttaagtgttttgatgaaatttgagtacagggactaaattgttattttggcttacCCCAAGgacctctaaattattttttatatcacaatgAATGGTTTGTAATTTATGTCAACCATAaggactgattttacatttatccctattttttgtttggaaaagtctacatactcttctcaaactaccatccaattgacaatatctctgCAAACTTTTACTTCTGACAATGTTCCTcctaaaatactaaaaattgtcaatgtgcGCTATAATaacgaaaatacccttaataaaaattgaaaaaagggagtggaaattttaaaaagaaaaaacatttttttaaagaaataattaacttttttgttttttgtatttggaATTGATATCGGTATCTTtgtctttttaacaaaaatttagggttatttttgtctttttgctaaCCTCTTGGGGGGAACATATTGCCTCAATTGAATGTTTGGGAGAAACATTAATATCAAtgaggtgatagtttgaagggaaTATATCATttatggacttttttttttttttttttttttgggggtctTAGCTCTTACCAGCTTAGTGATGCAACCCGTTGATGCACGCGTAGTTATAATATTGAGTTGCAAAACGAGTCCATCTTACACTTGTAAAAGACATACATCCATCTCGGAATTATCTCAAAATTGCTTAACCAATCTATATATTGCAGCacataataatagtaataataacaaGAAGCCATTAGGGTCGATTGAACACTAGCGTTAGCCGAAAACTCTAACATCATGAAAGACAAGATAAtgctaataaaaatataaaagaatagcggaataaaataaacaacacaaaaaaaatttatgttgttCAGTCTTATGATCTATTTCCACAAAATAAAGCCCGAAATGTTACATTGTATTCTTATTCAATTAATGATATTACAATATAGAGGtccatatatatttatcaaGAGGTGGAGAGACTACAAAACGGTATGAaagatcaaatcaaatcaaatttagaTCTATctattcaaatataattttattttattacaatcAATTGCAATTAATACTGTAATCAAATCCTATAATAAGGAGTTGCAACTGCTATAAGGGGGAATTTTTTATGAATGGTTAGACCAGTAGATTCAGTCATGTCCAAATCCTCTCCTCTTGCTCCACCAGGCAATGTCCAATCAAAGTTGTGCAGCAGATTTGCCAAAACAAGCTCGACAGTGGTCACAGCAAAGGAAATTCCGGGGCAACCCCTCCTTCCAGCACCAAATGGAATAAATTGGAAGTCATGTCCTCTAAAATCCATAGAGGATGTCAAGAACCTTTCTGGCATAAACTCCTCTGGTTCATCCCAAGATGCAGGGTCTCTTCCAATTGCCCATGCATTGATAATAACTCGTGTTTCAGTTGCAATGTGATATCCCTGTATTTCGATGTTTTGAGTCGATTCTCGGGGAACTAGCAGTGGAATAGGCGGATGGAAGCGAAGTGTCTCTTTGATCACTGCCTTCAAATAATGCATATTATCCAAATCATCCTCtgttatttcctttttgttgcCACTGATCACTCTCACCTCATTCTGCACCTTTTTCATAGCCTTAGGGTGCCTAAGAAGCTCTGTCATTGCCCACTCTAAGACTGTGTAGGTAGTGTCGGTACCAGCAGCAAATACATCCtacaaatagaaagaaaaaaatggtaaatataGAAGAAAGATGTCAATATGCATGAGATAAGAGAATAAAATACCTTATACCCCCTAAAATAGAACAAGCCCTTTAGAATTCAAGACTATCCAATACTGCATTATCTCCTTTCCATGATCATTGAAAGTGATAAAAGGTCGTTTAACAGCTCCCTTTTACCCTAATTCGACAGTTAGGCATtaagaaatgctatatactatGTCCCAATTCCATTGAATTCATGATATGGCAATACtctttttaacaatgactaatttaaATGTTGCCAGACATCCAACATCAGCCCGGCCAATGAGATAGGGGTTGGAGTATAGTACATAGAATTACTCATTGGGCATTACATGCTTTAGTATATCAAGACATGTCACATCGGGTTAATCCAACATTAATATCAAGTTGGTTAGAGATCATAAGTTTATGTCAAAGGACATAATAGAATTCCTAATAGGTTTTAAAGATCTAATGGTGTATTTGTTGTCACATTGTTAACATGTTGCCACatcacttaaaatttttaaatgacgtaatactatatataccattagatgaaaaaaaaaaaaaaaaaaaggctatataacggttcctctccatttcaagtcttgatatggagagagagaggtttttgGTGCTGACAATTTCAATGTCAAAACATATTGTTTTGTAAGTATTAGGTTTAGGTCTAACTTGGAATTGAAATGCGGTTCAAGACAAGTAAAAAATGCAAGTGTGGAATATGCAGCATGTCCTATACTAAAACTCGAGAGGGTCGGTCAATCCCTCAACCGACTAAGGTTGGGCAGTTTGCGATTTCATTTGAAACCCTAACGGCTTGATCGATCGAGCTTGAGCCTAGGTTTACCGAACCCAGCCACCAAGTGTTTTATTTTCCATTGAATTTGACTTAAAACGCTGATTTTTCTCATCTCTATATAAGCCTTATAATCCACAACTTTCAGACACTAAGACTATTCATTCGTTGTGAGAGAAGTTTATCATATTTCTTGAGCCTAAATAGATTATAAACTTCTCCAAGTTCCATATTCTTTCCCAAATCAAACAGCAAAAAAATGGCAAGGTTCATTTGTGAAAGTGATTCCTATAAAAGAATGCCACAGGTTATAGAGCCATTGTAGTGGGAGGTGAACATGTAGCTTGTCGAGATTACAAAATTGGGTTTTCAGAGtaacaaaggttttgtaagtagAACAATTAGTAACATAAGTTTtctatatttctttctttttggggtTGGTTGGCCACCGTAGTGGTTTTGatatatgtgattatttttgtttttatatattcttgctttgattttggtaGTAATGTCTGTCTGTGTATAACTTTAAAGTTGATAACTTTATTGAATGTTATTGTGTTTAGTAAACTAGGTTAATAACAACTTAGGATCTAAATCGTATTTTTCAGAGAGAATCCCAGTGATACTATTGCCCACTTACCTGTTGCCTAGCCACCAATCGACTTATAAAGACAGTATGGGTTTCATTGACAAAACTATTTAGAATGTGTTTTTTTGCTTATTATTAGTTGTAATGTAACATAGAGATGAAAActgttttgagtattttgtcaTTATattttgtctatttaaagatgtgaggaaacttcacttaaaccCTATAAACTTCCATCACTTTTACAATTACCCCTCTAAAGTCTCtaaagttaaataaaataaataaaaataaaaacctctcAATGTAGTTTATCgaacttccaattttttgcaatcTCACCCATccattaaattctaacaaagGGGGTGACataattaccaaaataccctctttttttttaaaaaaataataataaaaaaaattgcaaaaatttagacATTGGTCAAGATTTGATGGAGTTTGAGAAAATACACACGCTTaaacctttgcaattttttttaattataaaaaaatatggatattttggaaattttgatggatttaacaaaaaaaaaaagaaaaaggacggGTGACATTACAAGAAATTAGAACTTTGATAGaagaaattgagagtttttttttttttaactttaacttTGGgggacattacaaattaaagTGATGGAATTTAGCCTAATTtctaagaaaatcaagaaacccAAGAATTAAGAAGAAATGCACTGATCAATTATATCACATATAAAGCTCGTGTACGCACCCAcacaaggagagagagaaagagagagagagagagggagaaaggtTTGCTTACCAGGATTAGAGCCTTGACGCTAACTCTGTCAATAGGAAAACCAATCTCGTTTTCCTTTTGGATTTGAAGCAAAACGTCCACAAAATCCTTTTGGTGTTCATTTTCTAGCCCTCTCCTTTGACAATCTATGTGCTCTTCAATTACTCCTTCTAGAAAATCATCAAACTGGTTAGCCACTTTCTCCGCCCTAGCATCCAAGCCATTGATACGGCTCACCCAAGCAAGCCATGGAATATAATCCCCCACACTTGGAGCACCCAACAACTCCGCGAACTCGCACAAAAGCTCCTTAAACTTCCTTCCACCATCCCCTGCACTATGCTTCCTTCCCAAAGCCACCCTACATGTTACATCATTAGTAAGGTTTGCAAGCACTTGGCTTAAATTCACATGTGCTGAAGAACAAGACTGTTTGATATTCTCAATCAATAGAAAAGTTTCCTCCTCTCTCACGGCGCGAAA
This genomic interval from Corylus avellana chromosome ca3, CavTom2PMs-1.0 contains the following:
- the LOC132173990 gene encoding cytochrome P450 736A117-like yields the protein MSIFLLAATFSLQLIEQTATFFLLNPFVLTILAFILIFLFKWSSTFSTTKTNTPPSPPKLPIVGNFHQLGAQPHRSLGSLAQRHGPLMLLHFGSVPTLVASSADAAREIMKTHDLIFANRPKSSMFEKLLYNYKDVSTAPYGEYWRQMKSMSVLHLLSNKRVESFRAVREEETFLLIEKIKKSCSSAYVNLSQVLENLTNDVVCRVALGRKYGVGEGGRKFKELLGEFVELLGALSVGDYIPWLAWVSRVNGLDARAEKVAKQYDDFLEGVIEEHIDCQKRGLENEHQKDFVDVLLQIQKESVIGFPIDRVSVKALILVSKPLSLSLPACVGVYTRTIRDIIDECISS
- the LOC132176438 gene encoding cytochrome P450 736A117-like gives rise to the protein MSNFLQILLGQTATFFFLHPFVLTILAFILIFLFKWSSTFSTTKTNTPPSPPKLPIVGNFHQLGSHPHRSLGSLAQRHGPLMLLHFGSIPTLVASSADAAREIMKTHDLIFANRPKSSMSEKLLYNYKDVATAPYGEYWRQMKSISVLHVLSNKRVQSFRAVREEETFLLIENIKQSCSSAHVNLSQVLANLTNDVTCRVALGRKHSAGDGGRKFKELLCEFAELLGAPSVGDYIPWLAWVSRINGLDARAEKVANQFDDFLEGVIEEHIDCQRRGLENEHQKDFVDVLLQIQKENEIGFPIDRVSVKALILDVFAAGTDTTYTVLEWAMTELLRHPKAMKKVQNEVRVISGNKKEITEDDLDNMHYLKAVIKETLRFHPPIPLLVPRESTQNIEIQGYHIATETRVIINAWAIGRDPASWDEPEEFMPERFLTSSMDFRGHDFQFIPFGAGRRGCPGISFAVTTVELVLANLLHNFDWTLPGGARGEDLDMTESTGLTIHKKFPLIAVATPYYRI